The Nostoc sp. 'Lobaria pulmonaria (5183) cyanobiont' genome window below encodes:
- a CDS encoding Bax inhibitor-1/YccA family protein yields MSNTSNFREAIREAKSHALVGPNVIANALPYVGGGLVLTALGTYGGLGIIRTNPEIFFPTFIGAVILELILFFVAQNVAQKGNKGLALPLLATYSLLSGYTLSGLVYVALRSQGVGIQGIGLAALGCGVTFIAARQIGSNLSEQDGMALTKTINLGVIALVVVCIAQFGFAMFGVYTPNWLEIAISGLGVFLFVGVSVVDFYILPRTYSDDQYLPAALSMYLTYINLFVFILRLLIAINGRD; encoded by the coding sequence ATGAGCAATACCAGTAATTTTCGTGAAGCTATCCGTGAGGCTAAATCTCACGCCCTTGTTGGTCCAAATGTGATTGCTAACGCCCTCCCCTACGTCGGTGGTGGACTGGTGCTAACGGCATTAGGAACCTACGGCGGTTTGGGAATTATCCGTACTAACCCCGAAATATTCTTTCCCACCTTCATTGGTGCGGTGATTTTGGAGTTAATTTTGTTCTTTGTTGCCCAAAATGTTGCCCAAAAAGGTAATAAGGGACTTGCACTACCCCTGTTGGCAACCTACAGCCTCTTGTCTGGATACACCCTCAGTGGCTTGGTGTATGTCGCCTTGAGATCCCAAGGTGTTGGCATTCAAGGCATTGGCTTGGCTGCCCTTGGTTGTGGTGTCACCTTTATTGCTGCCCGTCAAATTGGTTCAAATCTCTCTGAACAAGACGGTATGGCTTTGACGAAAACCATCAATCTCGGTGTCATTGCCTTGGTGGTTGTATGCATTGCCCAATTCGGGTTTGCCATGTTTGGGGTTTACACGCCAAATTGGTTAGAAATCGCCATCTCCGGTTTAGGAGTATTCCTATTTGTTGGGGTTTCTGTTGTCGATTTCTACATCTTGCCCCGCACTTACAGCGATGACCAATATCTGCCTGCTGCTTTGTCGATGTACCTTACTTACATCAACTTGTTTGTCTTTATTTTGCGGTTGCTAATTGCCATAAATGGCCGCGATTAA
- a CDS encoding RNA polymerase sigma factor SigF has translation MATSESSLRTDGIELLHLYHQNPSIKLRNKLVQLHTGLVRKMAHKFSHQCNEPYEDLEQIGYFGLIRAIERFDPSQGYAFSSFAVPYIRGEMLHFLRDRSTLLKIPRRWQELYNEGQKIRKDLSISLGRPPKDAEIANQLRVSVQEWQETKLAAQNRMPLSLDATAVNYVDCQITLGEALPCPRSHVLLQQEEERQQLQGAINMLEEKPRMAVEMVFLKELSRKDAAKNIGTSPMTVTRYLQKGIQDLICYLQPQVMPTGS, from the coding sequence ATGGCAACAAGTGAGTCCTCTTTACGAACTGATGGTATCGAATTATTACACTTGTACCACCAGAATCCTTCTATTAAACTTCGTAATAAACTTGTACAGTTACATACTGGCTTAGTACGCAAGATGGCTCATAAATTCAGCCATCAATGTAATGAACCTTATGAAGATTTAGAACAAATCGGTTATTTTGGTTTGATTAGGGCAATTGAGCGCTTCGACCCTAGCCAAGGATATGCTTTTAGTTCTTTTGCTGTGCCATATATTCGCGGTGAGATGCTGCACTTTTTGCGCGATCGCAGTACTCTATTAAAAATTCCCCGTCGTTGGCAAGAATTATACAATGAAGGACAGAAGATTCGCAAGGACTTATCAATCTCTTTAGGCCGCCCGCCCAAGGATGCTGAAATTGCTAACCAACTCCGGGTATCTGTCCAAGAATGGCAAGAAACCAAGTTAGCTGCTCAAAACCGGATGCCTTTGAGTTTAGATGCAACCGCAGTTAACTATGTTGATTGCCAAATAACCTTGGGTGAGGCACTTCCTTGTCCTCGTTCTCATGTGCTTCTGCAACAAGAAGAAGAACGCCAACAACTCCAAGGCGCAATAAATATGTTGGAAGAAAAGCCCCGCATGGCAGTTGAAATGGTATTTTTAAAGGAACTTTCTCGCAAGGATGCTGCTAAAAATATTGGTACTAGTCCAATGACAGTAACGCGGTATCTACAAAAGGGAATTCAAGATTTGATTTGCTATTTACAACCACAAGTAATGCCCACCGGATCGTAG